In Pseudomonas rhizosphaerae, one DNA window encodes the following:
- a CDS encoding LysE family translocator has translation MFDITNLWLFIVSVFLLSITPGPDMAYVVGQSVANGRRAGVISAAGVALGSCTHALASVVGLTALIAASPVMFTLIKYVGAIYLIYLGGKLVFETFGRARAEAAESADIKKDADLYGLLSKGFITTLMNPKVLLFFISFFPQFVVPGGEHHTASFLVLGLTYALVAFLTDATFAMLAGSASSGMSRNRSLQKLMDRVVGGVFIALGIRLALTRT, from the coding sequence ATGTTTGATATCACCAACCTCTGGCTTTTTATAGTTTCTGTTTTTCTGCTTTCCATTACCCCAGGCCCCGACATGGCTTACGTGGTAGGGCAAAGTGTCGCAAATGGTCGGCGTGCGGGCGTCATCTCAGCGGCTGGAGTGGCCTTGGGTAGTTGCACTCATGCGTTGGCGAGCGTTGTGGGGCTCACAGCTCTGATTGCGGCCTCGCCTGTCATGTTTACCCTGATTAAATATGTTGGCGCGATTTACCTGATCTACCTGGGTGGAAAGTTGGTGTTCGAGACCTTTGGTCGCGCACGCGCAGAAGCCGCTGAAAGTGCTGACATCAAAAAAGACGCGGATCTTTATGGCCTGCTGTCAAAGGGGTTCATAACGACCCTGATGAATCCAAAGGTTCTGCTGTTCTTCATTTCATTCTTTCCACAATTCGTAGTGCCCGGAGGCGAGCACCACACCGCGTCTTTCCTGGTGTTGGGATTGACCTATGCGCTGGTAGCATTTTTAACCGACGCAACTTTTGCCATGCTGGCTGGAAGTGCCTCAAGCGGCATGTCACGCAACAGATCGCTGCAGAAATTGATGGATCGTGTCGTCGGAGGTGTGTTCATCGCATTAGGCATCAGGCTTGCGCTGACTCGTACCTGA
- a CDS encoding helix-turn-helix domain-containing protein encodes MASMKRPRLRAVQAHPGAILDLTYTSGQQFRLNMHDDLKRYPGLRPLAKGKAFEGAVMGDAGWTVEWPALDIQIGADTLFLDALAQSAVDENTRLFIQWRLKHRLTLDQAAEALGVSARSISRYSSGREAVPRTLALACLGWETLDHPDAA; translated from the coding sequence ATGGCATCGATGAAACGCCCCCGCCTGCGGGCTGTGCAGGCACATCCAGGCGCCATACTTGATCTGACGTATACCAGCGGTCAGCAATTTCGCCTCAACATGCATGACGATTTGAAAAGGTACCCTGGCCTGCGCCCACTGGCCAAAGGCAAAGCTTTTGAAGGCGCTGTGATGGGTGATGCAGGTTGGACGGTTGAATGGCCTGCGCTCGATATTCAGATCGGTGCCGACACGCTGTTTCTGGACGCACTGGCGCAATCGGCGGTGGACGAAAATACGCGCCTCTTTATCCAGTGGCGATTGAAGCACCGCCTTACACTGGATCAGGCTGCCGAGGCTCTAGGGGTGAGCGCTCGCAGCATCAGCCGATACAGCAGTGGCCGAGAGGCAGTGCCGCGGACCTTGGCGCTGGCGTGCCTGGGGTGGGAAACGCTGGATCACCCGGATGCGGCTTGA
- a CDS encoding DUF4160 domain-containing protein → MSTKYRFRDKYRIELRERDHLPPHVHLTGGGLDVQISLETVAVIQGKAPQKILQEALAWISAHQTELLKEWKQWHR, encoded by the coding sequence ATGTCTACCAAATATCGATTTCGCGATAAATACCGTATCGAGTTGCGGGAGCGAGACCATCTGCCTCCGCATGTGCACCTCACTGGCGGTGGCTTGGATGTGCAGATCAGTCTGGAAACCGTTGCAGTTATCCAAGGCAAAGCACCTCAGAAAATCTTGCAGGAAGCCTTGGCGTGGATCTCGGCCCATCAAACCGAACTTTTGAAGGAGTGGAAGCAATGGCATCGATGA
- a CDS encoding IclR family transcriptional regulator, with amino-acid sequence MSEDRNSLFNQSLEKGLAVLRTFSAKRRSMSLAEIAEASHMTKSSAQRMVFTLESLGYLRKHSRTRHYQLTPHVLELGFSYLDAHSLIEVGNPFLAELTRLTGETACLTEPTGVEMTYIARFVSARFVPVHMPIGSRVPMYCTGSGRAYLSALPETEALALVQSSTRVAHTPHTHTEVDDIMASLQTVRDCGYAVNTQELFLGDMTIAAPVIGGNGRPVAAVHVVAPTSRWTRADAESQLVPALMQCVQVLSNSARSLG; translated from the coding sequence ATGTCCGAAGATCGCAACAGCCTGTTCAATCAATCCTTGGAAAAAGGCCTGGCCGTGCTGCGTACATTCAGCGCCAAGCGCCGCAGCATGAGCCTTGCAGAGATCGCCGAAGCCTCGCACATGACCAAAAGCTCGGCCCAGCGCATGGTCTTTACCCTCGAAAGCCTGGGTTACCTTCGGAAACACTCGCGCACCCGGCATTACCAGTTGACACCCCATGTGCTGGAACTGGGCTTCAGCTACCTCGATGCTCATTCCCTGATCGAAGTCGGCAACCCGTTCCTGGCCGAACTGACCCGGCTCACCGGGGAAACGGCCTGCCTGACCGAACCCACCGGCGTGGAAATGACCTACATCGCGCGCTTCGTCAGCGCCCGTTTCGTACCCGTGCACATGCCCATCGGCAGCCGCGTGCCGATGTACTGCACCGGCTCCGGCCGCGCCTACCTCAGCGCCCTGCCCGAAACCGAAGCCCTGGCCCTGGTGCAAAGCAGCACCCGCGTCGCCCACACCCCGCACACCCATACCGAGGTGGACGACATCATGGCCTCGCTGCAAACGGTGCGTGACTGCGGCTACGCCGTGAACACCCAGGAACTGTTCCTGGGCGACATGACCATCGCCGCCCCCGTCATCGGCGGCAATGGCCGGCCCGTGGCCGCGGTGCACGTGGTAGCCCCCACCAGCCGCTGGACCCGCGCCGACGCCGAAAGCCAACTGGTACCGGCCTTGATGCAGTGCGTGCAGGTGTTGAGCAATTCGGCGCGGAGTTTGGGGTAG
- a CDS encoding ABC transporter substrate-binding protein, whose translation MNSLSPLFRRFALGLCMTLGASLVHAADAPMYKVGATATGSPFTFLDIKSNSIQGMMVDIAKAVGEAGGFGTQMEQTNFAALIPSLTSGKLGFISAGMLKTDERAKVVDFSAPVYSYGEGLIVSADDNTAYPDLAALKGEVIGAQAGTAFYDLVNKMGIFKEVRTYDSIAEMVRDLSLGRIKAAVADQPIVAYQIRQNTFKGVKLAADYKPAKVGDVCFVVRKGDSETLERLNQAIDTIKANGTLQGIVQKWGV comes from the coding sequence ATGAACAGCCTTTCCCCTCTGTTTCGCCGTTTCGCGCTCGGTCTCTGCATGACGCTCGGCGCGTCCCTCGTGCACGCCGCCGATGCACCGATGTACAAGGTTGGTGCAACCGCCACGGGTTCGCCCTTCACCTTCCTGGACATCAAGAGCAACAGCATTCAGGGGATGATGGTGGACATCGCCAAGGCGGTCGGTGAAGCCGGCGGTTTCGGCACGCAGATGGAGCAAACCAACTTCGCGGCGCTGATCCCTTCCCTGACCTCGGGCAAGCTGGGCTTCATTTCCGCAGGCATGCTCAAGACCGATGAGCGCGCCAAGGTGGTGGACTTCAGTGCGCCGGTCTATTCCTACGGCGAAGGCCTGATCGTCAGTGCCGACGACAACACCGCCTACCCTGACCTCGCTGCGTTGAAGGGTGAAGTGATCGGCGCCCAGGCGGGCACTGCGTTCTACGACCTGGTCAACAAGATGGGCATCTTCAAGGAAGTACGCACTTACGACTCGATTGCCGAAATGGTCCGCGACTTGTCCCTGGGGCGCATCAAGGCGGCCGTGGCCGACCAGCCGATCGTGGCCTACCAGATTCGCCAGAACACCTTCAAAGGGGTGAAGCTGGCCGCCGACTATAAGCCGGCCAAGGTGGGCGATGTGTGCTTCGTGGTGCGCAAGGGTGACAGCGAAACCCTGGAGCGCCTGAACCAGGCCATCGACACCATCAAGGCCAACGGCACGCTGCAGGGCATCGTGCAGAAGTGGGGCGTGTAG
- the ehuD gene encoding ectoine/hydroxyectoine ABC transporter permease subunit EhuD, translating into MKLADFLQNAQDFLPILLQGAWVTIQITVLSFLLSSGLGLVLALLKLSPIRALSWAASTVINVIRGLPIIVQLFYIYFVLPEMGIHLTAFQAGVIGMGIAYSAYQAENFRTGIIAVDQGQREASEALGMRSFMMMRRVILPQAFRIALPPYGNTLVMMLKDSSLVSTITVAEMTRQGQLIASSTFQNMTVYTLVALLYLLMSLPLVYGLRRMEQRLSRRRKA; encoded by the coding sequence ATGAAGCTTGCTGACTTCTTGCAGAACGCGCAGGACTTCCTGCCGATTCTGCTTCAGGGCGCGTGGGTGACCATCCAGATCACGGTGCTGTCGTTCCTGCTCAGCAGCGGGCTCGGGCTGGTGCTGGCGCTGCTCAAGCTGTCGCCGATCCGCGCGCTGTCGTGGGCGGCGAGCACGGTGATCAACGTGATCCGTGGGCTGCCGATCATCGTGCAGCTGTTCTACATCTATTTCGTGCTGCCGGAGATGGGCATACACCTGACGGCCTTCCAGGCCGGGGTGATCGGCATGGGCATCGCCTACTCGGCCTATCAGGCGGAGAACTTTCGCACCGGCATCATTGCCGTGGACCAGGGCCAGCGCGAGGCGTCGGAAGCCTTGGGCATGCGTTCGTTCATGATGATGCGCCGGGTGATCCTGCCCCAGGCGTTTCGCATTGCGCTGCCGCCCTATGGCAACACGCTGGTGATGATGCTCAAGGATTCCTCGCTGGTGTCCACCATCACCGTGGCCGAGATGACGCGCCAAGGCCAGCTCATCGCCTCATCGACCTTCCAGAACATGACCGTCTACACCCTGGTGGCCTTGCTGTACCTGCTGATGAGCCTGCCGCTGGTGTACGGGTTGCGGCGCATGGAGCAGCGTTTGAGCCGGAGGAGAAAGGCATGA
- a CDS encoding amino acid ABC transporter ATP-binding protein: MIQISGLQKNYGDHRVLHGVDLQVQKGEVVCLIGPSGSGKSTLLRCINALETYEGGTILAFGETVQRGSKTVHTLRSRMGMVFQRFNLFPHRTVLENVMEGPLYVKNEPAAQVRREALALLDKVGLAEKADAYPEQLSGGQQQRVAIARALAMKPEAMLFDEPTSALDPELVGDVLQVMRTLADEGMTMIVVTHEMGFAREVADRVCFLHGGYLVETGPADEVLGNPQHPRTQDFLRRVLHPTTSTRSQP; encoded by the coding sequence ATGATCCAGATCAGTGGGTTGCAGAAGAACTATGGCGACCATCGCGTGTTGCACGGGGTGGATCTGCAGGTGCAGAAGGGCGAGGTGGTGTGCCTGATCGGCCCGTCCGGATCGGGCAAATCGACCTTGCTGCGCTGCATCAATGCGCTGGAGACCTATGAAGGCGGTACGATCCTGGCCTTCGGCGAAACCGTGCAGCGCGGCAGCAAGACGGTGCATACCTTGCGCAGCCGCATGGGCATGGTGTTCCAGCGTTTCAATCTGTTTCCCCATCGCACCGTGCTGGAAAACGTGATGGAGGGGCCGCTCTACGTGAAAAACGAGCCGGCCGCGCAGGTGCGCCGCGAGGCACTGGCGTTGCTCGACAAGGTCGGTTTGGCGGAAAAAGCCGATGCTTATCCGGAACAGTTGTCCGGTGGCCAGCAGCAACGCGTGGCAATCGCCCGCGCGCTGGCGATGAAACCTGAAGCCATGCTGTTCGATGAGCCGACTTCGGCGCTGGATCCGGAACTGGTGGGCGATGTGCTGCAAGTGATGCGCACCCTGGCCGACGAGGGCATGACCATGATCGTCGTCACCCATGAGATGGGCTTTGCCCGGGAGGTCGCCGACCGCGTGTGCTTTCTGCATGGCGGTTACCTGGTGGAAACCGGGCCGGCCGACGAGGTGCTGGGTAACCCGCAGCATCCGCGCACCCAGGATTTCTTGCGCCGGGTGTTGCATCCCACCACCAGTACGCGGAGCCAGCCATGA
- a CDS encoding NAD(P)/FAD-dependent oxidoreductase, translating into MPSLWAATAPPARVTPPLRESGQYDVVIVGAGYTGLSTALHLAERGVSVCVLEAREPGWGASGRNGGQVNPTLKHDPDELVRLYGAVVAEPLIDTVSRSADLVFDLIDRHGIECAAVRKGWMQVSYSHKGVAGLHARAAQWERRGVPVQRLDAAEVATRMGSQAFAGGWLDGRAGAIQPLAYARGLVRAAQAAGASIHGQSPVIGLQPVASGWQVQTASGHTVNAAQVVLATNGYSDGLWPGMAQSVLAANSFIVATRPLQGAAAQSILPGQETVSTAQRLLLYFRKDSHGRLLMGGRGTFADPDAPQDFAHLERSLALLFPQLDKLEFEYRWAGRIAITRDFMPHVHQPAPGLTLALGCNGRGIALCTSLGQQLAASLCDSQADFAYPVSPLQKLPMHGLQRFYIGAGVAWYSLLDRLNVS; encoded by the coding sequence GTGCCGTCACTGTGGGCGGCGACCGCGCCGCCTGCGCGGGTCACGCCGCCACTGCGCGAGTCGGGCCAATACGATGTGGTGATCGTCGGCGCCGGGTACACCGGCTTGTCCACAGCGCTGCATCTGGCCGAGCGTGGCGTAAGCGTGTGCGTGCTGGAAGCGCGGGAGCCAGGTTGGGGTGCGTCGGGGCGCAATGGCGGGCAGGTCAACCCGACTTTGAAGCATGACCCGGACGAACTGGTGCGGCTGTACGGCGCGGTCGTGGCGGAGCCGTTGATCGACACCGTGTCGCGCTCGGCGGACCTGGTGTTCGACCTGATCGACCGCCATGGCATCGAGTGCGCTGCCGTGCGCAAGGGCTGGATGCAGGTGTCCTATTCGCACAAGGGCGTTGCGGGCCTGCACGCGCGGGCTGCGCAGTGGGAACGTCGCGGTGTGCCGGTGCAGCGCCTGGATGCCGCCGAGGTGGCGACGCGCATGGGCAGCCAGGCATTCGCCGGTGGCTGGCTGGATGGCCGTGCCGGAGCGATTCAACCGCTGGCCTATGCCCGCGGGCTGGTAAGGGCAGCTCAGGCGGCCGGCGCCAGCATTCACGGGCAGAGCCCGGTGATCGGGCTGCAGCCGGTCGCGTCGGGCTGGCAGGTGCAGACCGCCAGCGGCCACACGGTCAACGCAGCCCAGGTAGTGCTCGCCACCAACGGTTACAGCGATGGCTTGTGGCCAGGCATGGCGCAAAGCGTCCTGGCGGCGAACAGCTTCATCGTCGCCACCCGCCCGCTGCAGGGCGCTGCGGCTCAGAGCATTCTGCCCGGACAGGAGACGGTGTCCACGGCGCAGCGGCTGTTGCTGTACTTTCGCAAGGACAGCCATGGACGCCTGCTGATGGGCGGCCGCGGCACCTTTGCCGATCCCGACGCGCCTCAGGACTTCGCCCATCTGGAACGCTCGTTGGCCTTGCTGTTTCCACAACTGGACAAGCTGGAGTTCGAGTACCGCTGGGCTGGACGCATCGCCATCACCCGGGACTTCATGCCCCACGTGCATCAACCCGCGCCGGGCCTGACGTTGGCGCTGGGCTGCAACGGTCGTGGCATCGCCCTGTGTACCAGCCTGGGGCAGCAACTGGCGGCCAGCCTGTGCGACAGCCAGGCCGACTTCGCTTACCCGGTGAGCCCGCTGCAAAAGCTGCCGATGCATGGGTTGCAACGTTTCTACATCGGCGCCGGCGTGGCCTGGTACAGCTTGCTCGACCGCTTGAACGTGAGCTGA
- a CDS encoding type II toxin-antitoxin system RelE/ParE family toxin, with amino-acid sequence MIKSFRHKGIKAYFETGSTKGIRADHAKRLARILPILDRAIDAGDVDMPGWRLHPLKGDLMTFWSVTVSGNWRLIFRFDDGDVELLDYLDYH; translated from the coding sequence ATGATAAAAAGCTTTCGACACAAGGGCATCAAAGCCTATTTCGAGACCGGATCAACCAAAGGTATCCGCGCCGATCATGCCAAACGTCTGGCGCGCATCCTGCCGATTCTGGATCGCGCCATCGATGCTGGCGACGTCGATATGCCTGGGTGGAGACTCCACCCGCTCAAGGGCGATCTCATGACATTTTGGTCGGTGACAGTCAGCGGTAATTGGCGGTTGATCTTTCGCTTCGATGACGGCGACGTCGAACTGCTTGACTACCTCGACTATCACTAA
- a CDS encoding HigA family addiction module antitoxin has translation MPMHNPPHPGEALLEDVLPALNIKIAEFARRLGYARETLSRILHGHAPISPDLAVRLERAGIGKARTWLAIQTDWDLWQAEQREQPPIEPFAVLCS, from the coding sequence ATGCCTATGCACAACCCTCCTCATCCCGGCGAAGCGTTGCTGGAAGATGTACTTCCGGCCCTGAACATCAAGATTGCCGAATTCGCTCGTCGTCTGGGCTATGCCCGGGAAACCCTGTCGCGAATCCTGCACGGCCATGCACCTATCAGTCCGGACCTCGCCGTACGCCTGGAGCGTGCCGGCATCGGCAAGGCGCGGACGTGGCTGGCCATTCAGACCGATTGGGATCTATGGCAGGCGGAGCAACGCGAGCAGCCGCCGATCGAGCCATTTGCAGTGCTTTGTTCCTGA
- a CDS encoding ABC transporter substrate-binding protein, with the protein MSRISFNRMAAAVGLGFSLLTGAVVAPAQAHAEGEIRIAEQFGIVYLLLNVVRDQHLIEKHGKEAGIDIKVDWTQLSGGSAVNDALLSGAIDIAGAGVGPLLTIWDRTHGRQNVKAVASLGNFPYYLLSNNPKVKTIADFTEKDRIAVPAVGVSVQSRFLQYAAAKQWGDKEYNRLDKYTIAVPHPDATAALIAGGTELSGHFSNPPFQDQALANPNVHVVLNTYDLLGPNSPTVLFATEKFREENPKTYHAFVEALAEAADFAQKDKGAAADTYIRVTGAKIDRAVLLKIIDNPQFEFSITPKNTYPLAEFMHRVGAIKNKPASWQDYFFKDAKPLQGS; encoded by the coding sequence ATGTCACGAATATCGTTCAATCGCATGGCCGCCGCCGTCGGCCTCGGGTTCAGCCTGTTGACCGGTGCCGTGGTTGCACCCGCGCAGGCCCATGCCGAGGGTGAAATCCGTATCGCCGAGCAGTTCGGTATCGTTTATCTGCTGCTCAATGTAGTGCGCGATCAGCATCTGATCGAGAAGCACGGCAAGGAGGCGGGCATCGACATCAAGGTCGATTGGACCCAACTGTCCGGTGGCTCTGCGGTGAACGATGCGTTGTTGTCCGGCGCGATCGACATTGCCGGGGCAGGCGTGGGTCCGCTGTTGACCATCTGGGATCGGACCCATGGTCGGCAGAACGTGAAGGCCGTCGCCTCGTTAGGCAACTTCCCTTACTACCTGCTCAGCAACAACCCCAAGGTCAAGACCATCGCCGACTTCACCGAGAAGGATCGCATTGCCGTGCCCGCTGTCGGTGTGTCGGTGCAATCACGCTTCCTGCAATACGCGGCGGCCAAGCAGTGGGGCGACAAGGAATACAACCGTCTGGACAAGTACACCATCGCCGTTCCTCATCCCGATGCCACAGCGGCATTGATTGCCGGCGGTACCGAACTCAGTGGGCACTTCTCCAACCCGCCGTTCCAGGATCAAGCCCTGGCCAACCCTAATGTGCATGTGGTGCTCAACACCTACGACTTGCTGGGCCCCAACTCACCCACCGTGCTGTTCGCCACCGAGAAATTCCGCGAGGAAAACCCCAAGACCTACCACGCGTTCGTCGAGGCCCTGGCCGAGGCGGCCGACTTCGCTCAGAAAGACAAAGGCGCCGCTGCCGATACCTACATCCGCGTGACCGGCGCGAAGATCGACCGTGCCGTACTGCTGAAAATCATCGACAACCCGCAGTTCGAATTCTCGATCACACCGAAGAACACCTACCCCCTGGCCGAGTTCATGCACCGCGTCGGCGCAATCAAGAACAAACCGGCGTCCTGGCAGGATTACTTCTTCAAGGATGCCAAGCCGTTGCAGGGGAGCTGA
- a CDS encoding glutathione S-transferase family protein — MITVHHLNNSRSQRIIWLLEELAVPYEIKRYERDAKTNLAPAELKAVHPLGKSPMIQDGPHTIIESGAIVDYLIRRHGHGALQPDPASATYDEYVQWLHFAEGSAMLPLLLNMYVGRLGDAGAPLHPRIESELENYLGYLNTALSLTPYLVGEELTGADVQMSFVGELAKAQGKLAAYPHLSAWVERLQARPAYQKALEQGGEYKFAK; from the coding sequence ATGATCACCGTTCACCACCTGAACAACTCTCGCTCGCAACGCATCATCTGGCTGCTGGAAGAGTTGGCCGTGCCCTACGAGATCAAGCGTTATGAACGCGATGCGAAAACCAATCTCGCGCCCGCCGAGCTCAAGGCCGTCCATCCTCTGGGCAAATCGCCAATGATCCAGGATGGTCCGCATACCATCATCGAATCCGGCGCCATCGTCGATTACCTGATCCGTCGTCATGGCCATGGCGCCCTGCAGCCTGATCCGGCCAGCGCCACCTATGACGAATACGTGCAGTGGCTGCACTTCGCCGAAGGTTCGGCCATGCTGCCCCTGCTGCTCAACATGTACGTGGGCCGTCTGGGCGACGCTGGCGCGCCGCTGCATCCACGTATCGAATCGGAGCTGGAGAACTACCTGGGCTATCTGAATACCGCCCTCAGCCTGACTCCTTACCTAGTGGGCGAAGAGCTGACCGGCGCCGACGTGCAGATGAGCTTCGTCGGCGAACTGGCCAAGGCCCAGGGCAAGCTTGCAGCCTACCCGCACCTGTCAGCCTGGGTCGAACGCCTGCAAGCCCGCCCGGCCTACCAGAAAGCGCTCGAGCAGGGCGGCGAGTACAAGTTCGCCAAGTGA
- a CDS encoding ABC transporter substrate-binding protein, with the protein MTPTTLRAFKFTSLALLVSAFGQAWAEDITFVSQGGAYQEAQSKAILEPAAKKLGLTLKQDSSPKAYPIIKTQVESGKVTWDVVDLPTGDCLRGEAEGLFEKLDPALVPNAAQLPAELKDDYTVGYISYSTVLAYRTDAFKGEKVPKTWADFWDTKTFPGQRSLRNLPRPTLEIALMADGVAPDKLYPLDVERAFKKLEQIKPHIATWWTSGGQSAQLISDGEVDMIQAWNGRITAVQADGAPVAFDYNQGVLETNSLCVLRGTAHKTAAMKFVNEAIDAKLQAALPMIIDYGPLNPEAFKTGTIPAERAAKLPSSPENISRQALLSAKWWASQEGVKAEERWLSFVQKK; encoded by the coding sequence ATGACACCGACGACACTGCGCGCATTCAAGTTCACCAGCCTTGCACTGCTGGTGAGCGCCTTCGGGCAGGCCTGGGCCGAGGACATCACCTTCGTATCGCAGGGCGGCGCCTACCAGGAAGCCCAGAGCAAGGCCATCCTGGAGCCTGCGGCCAAGAAGCTGGGCCTGACCCTTAAGCAGGACAGTTCGCCCAAGGCCTACCCGATCATCAAGACCCAGGTCGAAAGCGGCAAGGTCACCTGGGACGTGGTCGACCTGCCCACCGGCGACTGCCTGCGCGGCGAAGCCGAAGGCTTGTTCGAGAAGCTCGACCCGGCCCTGGTGCCGAATGCCGCACAGCTTCCGGCGGAGCTCAAGGACGACTACACCGTGGGCTACATCAGCTATTCGACGGTGCTGGCCTATCGCACCGATGCCTTCAAGGGCGAGAAAGTCCCCAAGACCTGGGCGGATTTCTGGGACACCAAGACGTTCCCTGGCCAGCGCTCGCTGCGCAATCTGCCGCGCCCCACCCTCGAAATTGCCTTGATGGCCGATGGCGTGGCGCCCGACAAGCTGTATCCGCTGGACGTGGAGCGGGCCTTCAAGAAACTTGAGCAGATCAAGCCGCACATTGCCACCTGGTGGACCTCCGGCGGGCAGTCGGCGCAGCTGATCAGCGACGGTGAAGTGGACATGATCCAGGCCTGGAACGGCCGCATCACAGCCGTGCAGGCCGACGGTGCGCCGGTGGCGTTCGATTACAACCAGGGCGTGCTGGAAACCAATTCGCTGTGCGTGCTCAGGGGCACGGCGCACAAGACAGCGGCGATGAAGTTCGTCAACGAGGCCATCGATGCCAAGTTGCAGGCGGCGCTGCCGATGATCATCGACTACGGCCCACTGAACCCGGAAGCCTTCAAGACCGGCACCATTCCCGCCGAACGCGCGGCCAAGCTGCCGTCTTCGCCCGAGAACATCTCGCGCCAGGCACTGCTGTCGGCCAAGTGGTGGGCGTCCCAGGAAGGGGTGAAGGCTGAAGAGCGCTGGTTGTCGTTCGTGCAGAAAAAATGA
- a CDS encoding ABC transporter permease, whose product MSNAYLAKSMPDAHSEPPASNADVLAREERRENTSMLLLLAPALFMVVVLLILPMCWLAFQSVQTEEGFSLANYARIFEERIYWDTFYLTFKISLIVTLLSIVMGFPIAYAASRLQGFWANLILICVILPFWTSVLVRSYAWLVLLQRRGVVNQTLLDMGIIDQPLNMMHNTTGTVIGTLHVMLPFMVLPLYSVMKKIPQDLMQASESLGAKPFYTFRRVFLPMAAPGVMAGSILVFVICLGFFITPELLGGGRTILVSMLVQRNVELYHAWGAASAVGLVLLFVVFLIFWGINRFIPIERILGAR is encoded by the coding sequence ATGTCCAACGCCTATCTCGCCAAATCCATGCCCGACGCTCATAGCGAGCCGCCGGCGAGCAATGCCGATGTCCTGGCGCGCGAGGAGCGTCGGGAAAACACTTCGATGTTGCTGCTGCTCGCCCCGGCGTTGTTCATGGTGGTGGTGCTGCTGATCCTGCCGATGTGCTGGCTGGCGTTCCAGTCGGTGCAGACCGAAGAAGGCTTCTCGCTGGCCAACTACGCGCGCATCTTCGAAGAACGCATCTACTGGGACACTTTCTACCTGACCTTCAAGATCAGCCTGATCGTGACCCTGTTGTCCATCGTCATGGGCTTTCCCATCGCCTACGCTGCCTCGCGCCTGCAGGGCTTCTGGGCCAACCTGATTCTGATCTGCGTGATCCTGCCGTTCTGGACCAGCGTGCTGGTGCGCTCCTACGCCTGGCTGGTGTTGCTGCAACGGCGCGGGGTGGTCAACCAGACGCTGCTGGACATGGGCATCATCGACCAGCCGTTGAACATGATGCACAACACCACGGGCACGGTGATCGGCACCCTGCACGTGATGCTGCCGTTCATGGTGCTGCCGCTGTATTCGGTGATGAAGAAGATTCCGCAAGATTTGATGCAGGCCTCCGAGAGCCTGGGCGCGAAACCCTTCTACACCTTTCGCCGGGTGTTCCTGCCGATGGCCGCGCCCGGTGTGATGGCCGGTTCCATCCTGGTCTTCGTGATCTGCCTGGGCTTCTTCATCACCCCTGAACTGCTGGGCGGCGGCCGCACCATCCTGGTGTCTATGCTGGTGCAGCGCAACGTCGAGCTCTATCACGCCTGGGGCGCCGCGAGTGCGGTGGGCCTGGTGTTGCTGTTCGTGGTGTTCCTGATTTTCTGGGGCATCAACCGCTTCATTCCCATCGAACGCATCCTGGGAGCACGTTGA